Genomic segment of Methanolobus mangrovi:
CTATGATCAAATCTTTTGTGAAAAGGGCATTCCCGCCTTTCTTAAATGCTCTGACAAGCAACTCATAATCCCCAACAATCTGGAACGATTCATTAAACTTTCCGTATGTATCAAAAAGGCTACGATGATGAAACATTCCTTGGTGTGTAAAAGTGCAAACCCCATCTACAATTATCCCATTCCATGTATAGTCCCAAGGGCTGCCATCAACACAACATATTTCGTCATTTTCATTTACCCTTGCAACCTTTCCATACACTAGTCGTATATTTTCAGATTTGGCTTTAATAAGGTATGGCTCAAGCTCTTCAAATACGGTGTCTTTCCAGAGATAGTCATCAGATCCCAAAAAGTATATCCATTCTCCATTTACATGGTCCAGTGCTTTATTCCATGCATTATATATGCCGTTATCTGGTTCGGATATCCAGTAAACAATCTTATCATCGTTGGCATTTAATATATCT
This window contains:
- a CDS encoding glycosyltransferase family 2 protein; the protein is MTQKPFISVVVAVYNGAKTLQRCIDSVYNQTSQNKELIIIDGGSTDKSVDILNANDDKIVYWISEPDNGIYNAWNKALDHVNGEWIYFLGSDDYLWKDTVFEELEPYLIKAKSENIRLVYGKVARVNENDEICCVDGSPWDYTWNGIIVDGVCTFTHQGMFHHRSLFDTYGKFNESFQIVGDYELLVRAFKKGGNALFTKDLIIAGMQTGGITNNCIKLVKETAKARREHQLKIITIPWLISYAWAIFYPSLNSILGSKNTRSLVNSGKLFVTGISHKKNVLLKHKND